A portion of the Gorilla gorilla gorilla isolate KB3781 chromosome X, NHGRI_mGorGor1-v2.1_pri, whole genome shotgun sequence genome contains these proteins:
- the TCEAL2 gene encoding transcription elongation factor A protein-like 2 encodes MEKLFNENEGMPSNQGKIDNEEQPPDEGKPEVACILEDKQLENEGNTENKGKRDEEPLKDKEKPESAGKAKGEGKSERKGKSEMEGGSKREGKPERGGRAEGEGEPDSEREPESEGEPESETRAAGKRPAEDDIPRKAKRKTNKGLAQYLKQYKEAIHDMNFSNEDMIREFDNMARVEDKRRKSKQKLGAFLWMQRNLQDPFYPRGPREFRGGCRAPRRDTEDIPYV; translated from the coding sequence ATGGAAAAACTCTTCAATGAAAATGAAGGAATGCCTTCGAATCAAGGAAAGATAGACAATGAAGAACAGCCACCGGACGAGGGAAAGCCAGAAGTAGCTTGTATTCTGGAAGACAAGCAGTTAGAAAACgagggaaatacagaaaacaaggGCAAGAGAGATGAGGAACCgttaaaggataaagaaaagccAGAGAGTGCGGGAAAggcaaaaggagaaggaaagtcagagaggaagggaaagtcagagatggagggaggatcaaagagagagggaaagccaGAGAGAGGGGGAAGGGCAGAGGGTGAAGGAGAGCCAGACAGTGAAAGAGAGCCAGAGAGTGAGGGAGAGCCAGAAAGTGAAACAAGGGCTGCAGGAAAGCGCCCAGCTGAGGATGATAtacccaggaaagccaaaagaaaaaccAACAAGGGGCTGGCTCAGTACCTCAAGCAATATAAGGAAGCCATACACGATATGAATTTCAGCAATGAGGACATGATAAGAGAATTTGACAACATGGCTAGGGTGGaggataaaaggagaaaaagcaaacagaaattgGGGGCGTTTTTGTGGATGCAAAGAAATTTACAGGACCCCTTCTATCCTAGGGGTCCAAGGGAATTCAGGGGTGGCTGCAGGGCCCCACGAAGGGACACTGAAGACATTCCTTATGTGTAG